The genomic region CTACGGCAGGGACGCCGCCGCCCGGCTGGTCGCCGAGGGCCGGGTGATGATCGTGGTCGACGGCCTGGACGAGCTGCCCGTCCACCTGCACGCGGCGGCGCTGGACGGGCTGAACCGGGCGGCGGGCGTGCGGCCGGTCGTGGTGACGTGCCGCAGCGCGGAGTACCAGGCGGCGGTGGCGAAGTCCGGGACGTTCCTCAGCAGGGCGGCGATCGTGGAGCTGGCGCCGGTCGAACCCGCGGAGGTCGCCGCTTACCTGGCGGCGGCGCACCTCGACGCGCGGTGGACGCCGGTGCTGGGCGCGTTGCCGGCCGGTGGGGTGCTGGCGGAGGCGCTGTCGAGCCCGTTGATGGTGTACCTGGCGCGCACGATCTACGCCGCGCCGTACACGGATCCCGGTGAGCTGCTGGGGTTTCCGACGCGGGAGGCGGTGGAGCAGCACCTGGTGGGCGCGTACCTGCCCGCGGTCTACGAGCAGCGGCCACGAGCCGTTGACCCGTACCGGCCAGCGAAGACTCCACAGTGGACGGTCGCGGAGGCCGGGCGGTGGCTGAGGTTCCTGGCCAGGCGGCCGGGGCAGGAGTTCCCGTGGTGGCATCTGACCGCCGCGGTGCCGCGCCTGGTCGTCGTCCTCGTGGCGGTGGTCGTGACCTACGGCGTCACGGCGATCGTCGAGGTGGCGATGTTCGGGGCGACGACGCCGCTCTCCACGTTCTTCTCGATCACGACCGGAGTCGCGGTGCTGGTGCGGCGCAGGCCGATCCGGCCGGGAAAGCCGTCCAAGGCCCGGCTGGGACGCGAGTACCTGCCCCGGACGGTGGGGATCATGGCCGGGATCGCCTTCTTCGGCGGCATCACGGTGCTCGCGGAGCAGCGCCAGGAGGGCAGGTTCGTGCTCGTCGCCGTCGTCGGGATGCTGGCGCTCTGGGTCATCGTCCTGCGAGAGGCCTCACGCACCCGCACAGACACCCTCACCGATCCGGACAGCAGGACGATCCTGCGCGACGACCGCCGGTTGTGCCTGGCCTGGCTGGCACTCGGGGTGCTCCTCACCCCGGTGATGCTGCTGGCGTCGCACCAGCGGTGGTCGCCGGTGACGCTGGTGGTCGGCGTGGCCGTCCTCGCGTGCGGCGGGGCGGTGATGCGCACCGCGTGGGTGTCGTACCTGGTCGCGAAGCTGTGGCTGGCCTCGCGCGGGCGGATCCCGTGGCGGCTGATGACGTTCCTCGAAGACGCGCGCCACCGCGGTGTCCTGCGGGCGAACGGCCCGGCCTACCAGTTCCGCCACCTCCGCCTGCAGGAACACCTCAAGGGCTAGTTGTGATGTCACGTGCCCGCCTCCGTGGCTTCGATCAGCAGGTGGCTGGGCAGGATCACGGTTCCCCCTTCGCCCGTGTGGAAGGAGAGGACGCCCCGTAGCACTGGAACACCGCTTCGGTCCACGTGCGCTGAGCCCTGGCGAGCGCTTCGGCCGGTGCGCGGCCGGTGGCGAGCTCGCGGTGGTAGCGCAGCATCAACGCCTTGCTGGTGTCGTCGGGCACCGACACGGCCGATGCGATGAGGGTTCTGGTGCCGAGTGCGAGCAGGGCGGCGGCCAGGCCGAGCAGCTCGTCGCCGGGCCGGATGCCGGAGCTGCCCGCCTCGCAGGCCGAGAGGACGACCTGCTGGGGTGGCTGGTCGAAGCCTTCGAGGTCGTAGACGGTGAGCGGCCCGTCGGCCAGTGTGAGGGTGGAGAACAGCGGGTTGTCGGCGCGGAACCTGCCGTGTGCCGCGATGTGCGCGAGTCCGGCGCCGTCCAGGGCGTGCAGCAGGTTCGCCGTGGTGGCCCGGCGGCCGGTGAACCGGTCGGCGTGCGGGTAGCGGCGTTTCAACGCTTCCACCTCGGCGACCGCGTGGTCGAGGCTGGGACCGGCGGCGAGCACGGTGCGGCCGGCGGTGTGGGGAGTACCGGCTGCTCGCAGCCACAGCGCGGCGGACGGTGCGACGGTCACCGCCCGGTTGCGGCAGCTCGGGAGGGCGGGCCAGGGGAGTGCGTGCAGTGCGCCGGTCGGGACGACCACCAGCGGTGCGGGGCCGGTGGGCACCAGCCGGTCGAGTCGTTCGGCGGCCTGGCCCAGGCGTTCCTCGATGGCCTTGCGGGTGCGGTCGGAGCCGATGCGGTGAGCGAGGTGGTTGATGCCGAACCGCAGTGCCTCGACCTCGCGGGCGACGTCCGCGGCAGGACCGATGTCGTGCAGCCGAGTCCTGCCGCGTTCGAACACGACCGCGTGCAGCAAGCCGTCCGACTCGACGTACTCGACCAGCGTCTGGTCCCCCAGCGCGGTGGCGAGCTGCCGGGTCGCCGGCACCGGTTCGGCGGCCCTGATCCCGGTCGCGTGCCGGGCCCGCGTCCTGATCGCCTGCTCCAGCTCCGCCTGCCTGCGCAGGTCGCCCGCGGCCATGACCTGGCGCAGCTCGGCCAGGTCGTCGGCCAGCCGGTCGTCGTCGGCGGCCGCACCGGCCGCACGCGCAACGCTCCCGCCCGCCACCGCTCGGCCCACCCGAACACGGCCGCGGGTCGTCGCCGTCGAGCGCCAGCCGCATCCCGGTGGCGACCAGTTCACCCGCCAGGCCGGAGGCGTGCGCGCGGAGCTCCGTCGCGCCCAGGCCGTTGCGGAACGCCGCCAGCACGTCCACCCCGGACCGCAGCGCCGCCTCCGCGCCCTTGGTGTCACCGTCGGCGAGCCTGAGTAGAGCAGTCGCGTGCCAGGCCCGCGCCCGCAGCTCCGCCGGACCGGTGCGGGCGGCTGCTGCGACGACGGTCAGCTCCTCCCTGGCCAGTGCGAGCATCCGCGCGCGAGCCGATCTTGTCGGTGGTGCCGAGTACGTTGAAACGCAGGGGTTCCCAGCTCGGGGGTACCCCTGCGTCAGCGCGCCGTGGCCCGCGAGGTCCAGCGCCAGCCGGGCCACGATCAGCCGCGCGTCGAGCGCCGCCACCACCCAGCCCTCACCCGCCAGCGCCTCGACGACCCGGCGCGCGGACCGCAATACCGCCGCCTGCGCCGCATGCCCGACCGGCGCTGCTCGGCCAGCCGACGAGGCCTGCCCAGCCGACGAAATTCGCCCGACCGATGAGGCCTGCCCAACCAATGAGGCCTGCCCAGCCGAAGAAACTCGCCCACCCGATGAGACCTGTCCAGCCACCCCCAGCTCCCACCGCGCCCGCAACGCCAGGTACCCGGCAAATGCCGCCCACCCGGCCGCCCCTGCCGCCGCGCCGACCGACCGGCCGACACCGCCGAGGCCAGCGCGGCCGCCGGATCCCCGCCACCAGCGACACCCGTGCCAGCAGCAACCGCGCCTGCACCAGGTCGACGTGGTTGCGCTGCCGGGCGAACGCCTCCACCGCCGCCGCGGCAGCCTCCCGGGCCTCCGCGACCAGCCGGACCGACAGCAACGCCTCGGCCCGCTCGATCGGCAGCAGCCCCGGATCCCGGCCCGTCTCCGCGTACAGGACGGCCGCCTCGTCGAACGCCGCCAGCGCCGCCGGAATGTCACCTCGCGCCTCGAACGCCACGCCGCGGTTGTGGACCACCATCACCTTCCGGCCGGCGTGACCCGCGGCGACGTACAACGACTCGGCCAGGTCCAGGTCCTCCGCCGCTCCCCGCCAGTCCCGTCGCCGCACCCGCAGCGCACCGCGGTTGTTGCGGATCGTCGCCTCCAGCAGCGGGTCGCCCGGGTTGAGCGCCAACGCGTCGGCGAACCCGTCGGCGGCCTCCGCGAACCGCCCGATCTCGGCCAGCACGAGGGCTCGCTGCATCCGCAACCGGGCCGCCGTCACCCCGTCGACCTGCGCCGGCACGTCCTGCAGCGCCTGCAACGCCTCCGCCGTCCTCCCGGTCAGCGTCAGCACGTAGCCGTACGAGCCGCGTGCCTGCGCGGCCCGCACCACGAGACCGGCCGAGGACGCCACCGAGATCGCCGACCGCAGGTGCTGCTCGGCCTCGCCGAGCCGCCCGACCGCCAACGACGCCATGCCCAGGGCGTGCAGGGCCACCGACTGCGTCTCGGCGTCACCACCGGCCCGAGCAGCTTCGGCCAGCCTGCGGGCACGCGCCGGTGCGGTGTAGGCGAGGTCCTTCGCCTGCTCCGCACGGGCGAGCGTCATAGGCGGTGTGTATCAGCATTCCGTTGCCGCGGCATCAGGGTTCGGCGATGCTCATCCACACGCAGGAGGGGAGAACGTGATGGGTGCCAGAGATCCGCACGCCTACGGCTGGCCCAGACCCGCCACCGAACCGAACGAGGAGAGCGCACTGCGGCTGCCGCAGCTCCCGGCGGCTGATCCGGGTCTGCGGGTGGGGGTGATCGACACGGGCGTCCACCACAACCGTGCCGGCCGGCCGCACCCGTGGCTGAGCGGGCACGTCAGCTACCTCGAGGAGGACGTCGAGACCGACGACGACAACAACCCGGCCGTCGGGCACGGGTCGTTCGTGGCCGGAGTGGTCCTGCGGCACGCCCCCGAGGCCACCGTGATGATGCGCAAGGCGATCGTCGAGGGTCCGGAGGACGACGGTCAGGTGGTCGCGGCGATCCGCTCGTTGCGGTGGGCCGGGGTCAAGCTGATCAACCTGTCGTTCGGCGGCAGCCTCTTCGAACACCGCACGCCACCGCTGATCGCGGCCGCGCTCGACGAGCCCGACGACGACGTGGTCCTGGTCGCCGCCGCCGCCAACAACGCCTCACCGCTGCACACCTACCCGGCCGCCCGCGCCGGTGTGCTGTCGGTCGGCGCCACCGACGCTGAGGGCGAGATCGCCGAGTTCAGCGCCCACGGCAGCTGGATCAGCCTGTACGCGGTGGGCCAGGACGTCCTCGGCCCGTACCGCGACGAGTTCGTCACGTGGTCGGGCGCGTCGTTCGCCGCGGCCGCGGTCACCGGCCGGATCGCCCGGCTGATGGGCGACGACGGCCTCTCGGCGACGAACGCCCGCGAGCGACTCCTCACGACGTGCGTGAAGAAGACCGTGTGGGGCGTCAACGGCAGCCGTGAGGTCGACGTCCTGCTCTAGAACCGCTGCTCTAGAACCGTGCCCACTGCGTCACGACGACAGTGCCGTCCGCGGCGGTCACCTGCACCCTGACCAGCCCGGACGGCACCTCCGTGACCGTGAACCAGCCGTCGGTGACCGGCGCGGAACGACGCGACCGCGGTGTCTCCACCACCACCTCGCCCACCGCCCCGGTGACGAGCCCGCGCACGGTGTCGCCGCTGATCTCCAGGTTGAGCGTCACCCGCTCGGACTCGAACGCCAGCAGCAACGGCCCGTCGTCCCCGCGCACCAGGGCCGCTTCGCCCTCCACCAGTTCGGCGAGCTCCGCGTCCAGCGCCCGCAACGCCAGTGCCGCGCTCGCGTCGCGCAGCACCCCCGCCGGCACCGGGTCGTACCGGTTCGCCGCCGCGCGCAGCTCGGCCAGGAAGTCGTCGTCCTCGCTCATGAGCGTTCCTCCAGCACCTGCTCGCCGCGGACGAGCGCCCTGAGCCGGTTCAGGCACCGCTGCCTGATCGGCCCGATGCTGCCCACCGGCATGTCCAACGCGGCTGCGACCTCGGTGTACGCGGGTGGCGGCGACGCCATGAGCACCCGCAGCAGGCGCCGGCAGCGGTCCGGCAGCTCCTCGAACACCCGCCACAGCGCCGCGTCCCGTTCGCCGACGAGCAACGCGTGGTCCACCGGTGGCGCGGGATCGGCGGAGTCCTCGATCTCGGCGGGCTCCGGCAACCGCCCCGACCTGCGGATGAGCTGCAGGCACTCGTGGCGTGCGGTGGTGGCGAGCCAGCCCGCCAGCCGTTCGGGCTCGGTGATCCGGTCGAGGTGCTCGACCAGCTTGATCCACGTGCACTGCACGGCGTCCGCGGCGTCGGCGTCGCTCAGCCGGTAGGCGCGGGCGATCGACCACAGCAGCCCGCTGAACTGCCTGACCAGTGCGTCCCACGCGGCCTGGTCACCACGCGCGGCCGCGGCCAGCGACGCCGGTATGTCCATGTGCACATGATGCCGCGCGGGCCTGTCCAGATTCGTGTTCATGGGGCCTGTTCGCCCCGTGAACGCCGCACGTCCCCCGGTTGGTGGAGCATTTGCCGTTGATTAGCCGCGAACGCCCGAGCGTGAAGATTCGGCGCGTTATAGAACGGTGGGTGCCGGCGTGGTCGGGGGCGCCGGTCCTCCTCGGGCCGAGGTGCTGGGGGTACGGGCTGGGGCGGGCGGGGCGTGTCTGGGGGTCACGTCCCGCCCGATCGGGTTTGTCCGGTTCGGGACACGCCGCACGACTTCCGGCGGTTCTCGGGTGCTGTCCTGCGGTAACGGGACCCATTCACCCAATGCCCGCCCAAAACGGCGCTCGCGGGTGCATCCTGTGTCCTACAGCACAACTTTGAGGACTGATGACGATGACCAGTGCGACCGCGTCGCCCCGCCACAACTGGGAGACGGACCTGGAGCGCTACCGCAACCGGGCGGTCAGCGTGCTCGAGGCGCACCTGCCGGCGAGCACCGGCTGCACCGAGTGCGGCGACCCGTGGCCGTGTGCGCGTGCGTGCGCCGCCGAGCTCGTGCTGGAGCTGTGACCCGCTAGTAGACCGTCGCTTCTAACTCTTGGGGTAGAGGTGGCGGAGTCGGGTGCGTGCGTTGTCGGTGGTGAACTGCCAGTCGACGCCGCGCTGGTTGGCGTTGGTGGCGTGTTGCCAGGCGGCGAGTTCGGTGTTGAGGGTGTCGAGGTCGCTGATGCGGCGGTCGAGGCACTGGCGGCTGAGTGCGGACAGTTCGATCTCGGCGATGTTGAGCCAGGACCCGTGTTTGGGGGTGTGGTGGATCTCCAGGCGCTGGGCCAGGGCGAAGGCCTCGCCGGGGTCGAAGGCCTCGTAGAGGGAGGCGATGGTGTGGGTATTGAGGTTGTCCATGACCAGCACCACGGTCTCGGCGTCGGGATAGTCCACCGTCAGGAGTTGTTTGACCTGCCCGGCCCAGTCGAGTTTGGTCCGCTGGGCCAGGGCGTGGACACGCCGCCAGCCGCGCAGGGGGTCGGTGAACACGAAGATCGAGCAGGTGCCGCACCGGATGTATTCACTGTCCTGGCGGGCATCGCGGCCCGGCCGGGCGGGCAGCGGGTCGCGGACCTCGCCGAGGAGCTGGAAGGGTTTCTCGTCCATGCACACGACCGGGCGGGCGGGATCGTACGGGCGGGCGTAGACGGCGAGGACGTCTTCCATGCGGGCGGCGAACTCCGCGTTCGCCCGCGGCGGGATGGTCCAGCACTTCCTCAGATGAGGACGCAGTTCCGTTTTTTCAACACCCGGCCGATGGTCGAGTGGTCCAGGTTCGGGATGTCCTCGGTGAGCTCGACATGCTTTTCCAGCAGCCGCAACGACCACCGCGCATGCCCCGCCGGCGGTGCCGAGCACGCCAGCGCGATCAGCCGGGCCTCGACCTCCCCGGTCACCGACGACGGCACCGGCGGAAGAGCACGCTTCTTGCGCGAGATCGTGGCCAGCACATCATCGCCGGTCTCGGCGAACCGCCTGGCGACCAGCCGCAGCGTCTCGCCCGACACCCCGAGCCGGGCCGCGATCACCTCTTTCGGGTCCACCTCGCCCACTGAGGTGTCCAGCGCGAGCAGCACCCGCGCCCGCATGATCGACGACGCCGGATGCACACCTGTCGTGGTCCACCGGATCAGCTCTTCACGATCCCTCGCCGACAACGTGACCGGCCGTTTCAACTGGGAGGCCATGACCCAACAGCCTCCCAGTCACATACATCAAAACTAAGCAGCGACACGCTACTAGTGGCGCGGCTCGGAACGTTGCCGTGGTAATTCGCGGTCAGACGGCCGCATCGTGGTGCCGCCCCCGCGCCCTCATACTGGACCGTATGGGGGCGCGGGGGCGGTGCCGCGAGGTGGCCTGCTGAGCGTGAATTACCCGCCGACGTTACGAGTCGCGCCACTAGTTCGACGTCGGTCGCGGCCAGCACGGTGATGCGCCTGCTGTCACTCCCGCACGCCGTTCACCGCCCGCGGCCTACGAGCTGACGCGCGCGAAGAACGCCGCCATGTTGCCCAGGACCCGCTCCACCTTCTCCTCCAGCGACAGCGTCTCGTGCATCCGCCCGCCGAACCCGGCGTCCTTGCGTCCCCGCAGGTACAGCGAGCACTCCAGGTCCGCGCACAGGTACACCCCGACCGAGTTGC from Lentzea guizhouensis harbors:
- a CDS encoding CHAT domain-containing protein — translated: MGRAVAGGSVARAAGAAADDDRLADDLAELRQVMAAGDLRRQAELEQAIRTRARHATGIRAAEPVPATRQLATALGDQTLVEYVESDGLLHAVVFERGRTRLHDIGPAADVAREVEALRFGINHLAHRIGSDRTRKAIEERLGQAAERLDRLVPTGPAPLVVVPTGALHALPWPALPSCRNRAVTVAPSAALWLRAAGTPHTAGRTVLAAGPSLDHAVAEVEALKRRYPHADRFTGRRATTANLLHALDGAGLAHIAAHGRFRADNPLFSTLTLADGPLTVYDLEGFDQPPQQVVLSACEAGSSGIRPGDELLGLAAALLALGTRTLIASAVSVPDDTSKALMLRYHRELATGRAPAEALARAQRTWTEAVFQCYGASSPSTRAKGEP
- a CDS encoding RNA polymerase sigma factor → MDIPASLAAAARGDQAAWDALVRQFSGLLWSIARAYRLSDADAADAVQCTWIKLVEHLDRITEPERLAGWLATTARHECLQLIRRSGRLPEPAEIEDSADPAPPVDHALLVGERDAALWRVFEELPDRCRRLLRVLMASPPPAYTEVAAALDMPVGSIGPIRQRCLNRLRALVRGEQVLEERS
- a CDS encoding S8 family peptidase — its product is MGARDPHAYGWPRPATEPNEESALRLPQLPAADPGLRVGVIDTGVHHNRAGRPHPWLSGHVSYLEEDVETDDDNNPAVGHGSFVAGVVLRHAPEATVMMRKAIVEGPEDDGQVVAAIRSLRWAGVKLINLSFGGSLFEHRTPPLIAAALDEPDDDVVLVAAAANNASPLHTYPAARAGVLSVGATDAEGEIAEFSAHGSWISLYAVGQDVLGPYRDEFVTWSGASFAAAAVTGRIARLMGDDGLSATNARERLLTTCVKKTVWGVNGSREVDVLL
- a CDS encoding IS630 family transposase, translated to MVVAAAGKACRAHRGHPEPGPLDHRPGVEKTELRPHLRKCWTIPPRANAEFAARMEDVLAVYARPYDPARPVVCMDEKPFQLLGEVRDPLPARPGRDARQDSEYIRCGTCSIFVFTDPLRGWRRVHALAQRTKLDWAGQVKQLLTVDYPDAETVVLVMDNLNTHTIASLYEAFDPGEAFALAQRLEIHHTPKHGSWLNIAEIELSALSRQCLDRRISDLDTLNTELAAWQHATNANQRGVDWQFTTDNARTRLRHLYPKS
- a CDS encoding helix-turn-helix domain-containing protein, coding for MASQLKRPVTLSARDREELIRWTTTGVHPASSIMRARVLLALDTSVGEVDPKEVIAARLGVSGETLRLVARRFAETGDDVLATISRKKRALPPVPSSVTGEVEARLIALACSAPPAGHARWSLRLLEKHVELTEDIPNLDHSTIGRVLKKRNCVLI